Proteins co-encoded in one Sporosarcina sp. FSL K6-1522 genomic window:
- a CDS encoding TlyA family RNA methyltransferase produces MTNRIPKERVDVLLVERGLIATREQAKRSIMAGIVYSAETRLDKPGEKIPSDAPLTVKGNALKYVSRGGLKLEKALEQFDVDVDGKIVLDIGSSTGGFTDCALQNGAAHCYALDVGYNQLAWKIRQDARVTVMERTNFRHATPEQFIAGTPQFATIDVSFISLKLIFPALKTILATGGDVIALVKPQFEAGKGKVGKKGVVKEKSVHLEVLEKISAAAVQEGFSLRGISFSPVTGGEGNIEFLFHLTSAGTPENLFDEKAFEVLVQEAYKELL; encoded by the coding sequence ATGACAAATCGAATACCGAAAGAAAGGGTCGATGTCTTGCTTGTCGAACGTGGTTTAATTGCAACAAGGGAACAGGCAAAGCGCTCGATTATGGCAGGTATCGTCTATTCTGCTGAAACAAGACTCGATAAACCGGGAGAAAAAATCCCAAGCGATGCACCGCTCACTGTAAAAGGCAATGCGTTGAAGTATGTAAGCCGTGGCGGCTTGAAACTGGAAAAGGCGTTGGAGCAGTTCGATGTAGATGTCGATGGCAAGATCGTCCTCGATATCGGTTCCTCGACGGGAGGATTTACGGATTGTGCATTGCAAAATGGTGCAGCACATTGTTATGCATTGGACGTTGGTTACAACCAATTAGCATGGAAAATTCGCCAAGACGCTCGTGTCACGGTGATGGAGAGAACCAATTTTAGACATGCTACACCGGAACAGTTCATAGCAGGCACGCCGCAATTTGCCACAATCGATGTATCCTTTATCTCTTTGAAGCTGATTTTTCCAGCACTAAAAACAATCCTGGCAACAGGTGGAGATGTGATTGCACTCGTCAAGCCACAATTCGAGGCTGGCAAAGGAAAAGTTGGTAAAAAGGGTGTCGTGAAAGAAAAATCGGTTCACCTAGAAGTGTTGGAAAAAATCTCTGCAGCAGCCGTGCAAGAAGGATTTAGTCTTCGTGGGATTTCTTTTTCGCCGGTGACAGGTGGAGAAGGGAATATTGAGTTTTTATTTCACTTAACTTCCGCAGGCACTCCAGAAAATCTTTTCGACGAAAAGGCGTTTGAAGTTCTTGTACAAGAAGCGTATAAGGAATTGTTATAA
- the argR gene encoding transcriptional regulator ArgR → MNKGHRHIRIRDIISNFEIETQDQLVDTLKEAGVAVTQATVSRDIKEMHLIKVPLQDGRYKYSLPAVHKYNTEEKLQRMLTDAFISIDGAGHFLILKTLPGNAHAVGSLVDNLGWDEMLGTICGDDTCMIICREESLTEVVKDKLLAML, encoded by the coding sequence TTGAATAAAGGGCATAGACATATTCGGATTCGGGATATTATCTCGAATTTTGAAATTGAGACGCAGGATCAGCTTGTCGATACATTGAAAGAGGCTGGCGTCGCGGTTACGCAAGCGACAGTTTCCCGTGACATTAAAGAAATGCACCTTATTAAAGTCCCCCTACAGGATGGACGCTACAAATACAGCTTACCAGCCGTACATAAGTATAATACAGAAGAGAAACTTCAACGCATGCTGACAGATGCGTTTATTAGCATTGATGGTGCAGGGCATTTCCTCATTTTGAAAACACTTCCGGGCAATGCACATGCAGTCGGTTCATTAGTCGATAATCTTGGCTGGGATGAAATGCTTGGGACAATTTGCGGCGATGATACATGCATGATTATTTGCCGAGAGGAATCATTGACAGAAGTAGTAAAAGACAAATTACTCGCGATGCTTTGA